DNA sequence from the Chloroflexota bacterium genome:
GCATCGTTGGGGGCAAGCCGCGCTGGGCGCGCTCGATGAATCGCGCCGGACGATTGCCGAGATTCTGCACGCGCATCCGAACGAGATCGTTTTCACGTCGGGCGGCTCCGAAGCGGATAATCTCGCGTTGCGCGGCGTCGCATTCGCGTTGCGCGCGAAAGGCGCGCAAGCGCACGTCATCACAACGCCGATCGAGCACCACGCGATTTTGAACACGGCGGCGCAACTCGAAAAAGAATTCGGGTGCGAGGTCACACGCGTACCGGTCAATCGGCAAGGCGTCGTGAACCCGGACGACATCGCGCGCGCGATCAAGCCGAACACGATCTTGATCAGCGTGATGTACGCGAACAACGAGGTCGGCACGATTGAACCGCTCGCCGAGATTTCTAAAATTGCACGTGAAAAGAAAATCGTTTTTCACACCGACGCGGTGCAGGCGGGCGGTTATCTCGACCTTGATGTGAACAAACTGGGTGTGGATTTAATGTCGCTCGGCGCGCACAAATTTCACGGACCGAAAGGCGTCGGCGCGTTGTACGTGCGCGCGGGCACGCCGCTCTTGCCAACGCAAACCGGCGGCAGCCACGAGCGCAGTCGTCGCGCGGGAACCGAAAACATTCCGTACCTTGTCGGCATGGCGACCGCGTTGAGAATTGCTCAAGGTGAACGCGAGAATGAAAACGCGTGCTTGATGGCACTGCGCGAGAAATTGGTTGAAGGAATTCTGGAACGCGTCGCCGGCGCAGAACTGACCGGCGATCCCAGGAATCGTTTGCCGGGTCACGCGAGTTTCGTCATTCCCGGCGTGATTGGCGACGAAATGGTGCTGGGTCTCGATCTTGCCGGCATCGCGGCTTCGACCGGCAGTGCGTGCACAGCCGGCGCGCTCGAACCGTCGCACGTCCTCGCGGCGATGGGGTACGCGGCGGATGCCGCGCGCGGCGCGTTGCGTTTGACGCTGGGACGCGACAATACGGATGAAGATGTCGCGCGCGCGGTAGATGTGGTGGCGGATGTGGTGGGCAAGTTGCGCGGCAAGTGACAAGTCAAAAGGCAAAAGATGAAACTCCCCAACCGCGAACACGCGGTCATTGCTCCAGACAAACTTTTCGATTACATTTTAAACGCTAAACACAAACGCGGCGGGACCAAAGCGCGCTTGCTGATCGAGTTTGGTTACAACCCAGTGAATTGGCGTCAACTTGAAAGCGATATTCGTTTGTGTCATTTGGGAACTGATGCGGATTCTGTTCGTCAGTCTGAGTATGGAACGCGCTACGAAATTCGAGCTGCGTTGCAAACACCCAGTGGTCGTGCGCTGATTGTTCGAACGATTTGGC
Encoded proteins:
- a CDS encoding cysteine desulfurase, whose amino-acid sequence is MTNNQLPITNNPHPIYLDHSATTPVDPRVVEAMLPYFTEKFGNASSLHRWGQAALGALDESRRTIAEILHAHPNEIVFTSGGSEADNLALRGVAFALRAKGAQAHVITTPIEHHAILNTAAQLEKEFGCEVTRVPVNRQGVVNPDDIARAIKPNTILISVMYANNEVGTIEPLAEISKIAREKKIVFHTDAVQAGGYLDLDVNKLGVDLMSLGAHKFHGPKGVGALYVRAGTPLLPTQTGGSHERSRRAGTENIPYLVGMATALRIAQGERENENACLMALREKLVEGILERVAGAELTGDPRNRLPGHASFVIPGVIGDEMVLGLDLAGIAASTGSACTAGALEPSHVLAAMGYAADAARGALRLTLGRDNTDEDVARAVDVVADVVGKLRGK